In Betta splendens chromosome 1, fBetSpl5.4, whole genome shotgun sequence, the genomic stretch ATAAAAAGGCTTACAAAAGGTCGCAGACGTTGGAAGTCCAGTTTGAAGCAAACGacaaaaagtgaaactaaataaaaattaaaatcacattttggaCGTGGCAGTTATTAGTAAACAGAGGCTTTGATAgggtgaagaaaaaaaaaatcctagaCTTTGACAAATGTTGCAACAATCAagcttttaatattaaacaaaatcATTATTGAAAAGGACATAAGTGTAAGACTTCCTGCACAAGACAAAGGCAACTATTTAGTTTTTGTTCCGAGTAGAAAAATGGAACCTTTCCAAATGCCACAGGGATTCAACTCCCACCTCGATTGCCTTTGTTCCACTTCGATTGTAAGGCATTTATGGATGAACCATCTGATTTGAAGGAAGGCAAACCTCTTTCTAGTCAGTCTACTCTGGTCAGAAACCTAAACGAGGGAACATACAATAATTGTTCAGgtaagtgtttttgttttaattttaaattctcaGGCAACGTAAATGCTCCGGCCAATCGAAATCTTTGGGATGTgtttgcagaaaaagaaaatgaatccAACATCTTACAATACACAACTCAGCACTGCCCGGTCACTTTTTTGGGCACATGAAGAAACATTGTGATTCTGTTTTACACaactcatttttcttttttgacacTAGATCTTGAACCTGAAGGAGGGAACAGTTGAGTAACTGAGCAAGGTTTCCAAATAAAATACTTCAACACAATGAGAAAACAAGATTGCCAGGCAACAAGCTGAACTGATGTGTGGCGGGTTGGTGCGGCTCAGGGTTTGGCTCTACTGAATGCAGCAGTTATTGCGATGGCCGTTGGAATCTTTGAAGCGCAGGCGCATCTTTGGACGATATTTCTCCAGGTAGAACAGCTGCTTGCTGTTGAAAGCTCCTCTACGCTTCCTTGAAGAAAGAACAGAGGATTTCAGCTTCTTAAAACATTACCATTCAATTCACTACGTGATGTGATAAACGCCATGTCATTTGTTGCATTATCCATTTAAAATTTCTGTTTTCCATCAACACCTGTTTATTGGCGATGCATTCAACATGGATTCAAGAGTCTAATCAATAACTAAGGTGTGTCATGTTTAGCACTTAAAGCTGTGACACATCACATCTAATGATATAACAATATCATGGACACTTGAGTCATTCTCAGGTATTTATGGACATGACTCATCCCATCCTGCTTTGTGCAgcacagaatgaaaaaaaaatatcctAGAAAACATCAGACAAAAAGGGCAGGATGAGCTCAGGCCAAAGCAAAAGGCCAGCATGAGCTAAACAGTGTTTCActgtcagcaggaggcagcattTCAAACAAATCCATTGTCAAAAGTCTATTTCTCATGTGAACTTACTGTCGAATGAACTGGACAGCATCTTCGTATTTCATCCCACATTCAATCAAAGCGAGAGCGACCAGGACAGGAGCCCTGCAAAGGGAACAGGATGTGCAGAAACACTTTCTGTAAGGTTTTGTGCTTCATATCAAGTCTGATTTTACAGACCTTTCTCATCCTTTCACACAGCACCACTAATTAAAagcaacagacacagacaaagtaCAAGCTCGGTAAGCGCACATCACAGAACAAAGTCACTGCTAAATGTCACCTCTGCAGTGAAAGCGGTTTGAGCGGTTGTGTAAATTAGGAGACcacataaatataaatgagGTCATACTCCATGAGTCACATTCAGAAACTCCACATGTGCTGCTCACTTAAGACAATGACTTGTACTGATTCTCAGAGAATCAGAAAACACTGTTTGGGTATTTATGATTAAAACTATTCTCAGAGTGACAGTGAATACTCACCTCCCCAGTCCTGccacacagtggacagcaacgCAGCAGCCGGGCTCCTCCCTGAACTTCAGCTTCAACAGGTTCAGCCAATCATCCACAATCTGGTTGGAGGGAGGAGCACCGTCATCGAAGGGCCAAtcctgcagaggaaggaggaggaagagggaaatGACATCAGCAGcccagaaacaacaacaaagggcTGAACtggctgcagggaaacacaaATGTTATTGTAGGGGGAGGGTTCAATCGTTGCTTCTCTCTTGGCATTTGTAGATAATAGTTTAGGTAAAACTAATTAAGACTAATGAAGTTTAGCTTATCTTTTGATGACTAAATATTTCACATGAACCACATTAAcatcacaaagacacaaagacaggtTTATATCTTTGTAgtatatgaatgaatgaatgaatgaatgtgaacCTTCTGGAGCCGCTTTAGACAAAGATGAGAACCAGTCTGAAGCATTGACAGTTGCCAAAAACTCACCAAAACCTGAATTCCTTCTTTAACCACCAGGGTGGCATCATAGGTGGCCTCACAAACCCTCACAACGGTGGTGACGCCATACTTCTTCAGCTCctgtaaaatgaaatcaaatcatAAGTGGGCAGATACGACACAAAGGCCTGTAACCTTTCTAACACTGAACAGGACAGATCCTGTCTGTTTTTCaactgaaacatgttttcagaaAATAGTTGGTCTTATCTTGTTAAATATATCTCTTCAATCATTATGTTTGTCAAACATGAAGACAGTTTTAAGAACTAGCTGCCAACTCCCTGTGAAGGTGACTGAAACTCTGCTCTTAGTAATGATGCTGTTGCTTACCTCAATGAACTTGTTCAGGGTGGCGTTGGTGGGATTATGGGTAATGAGGAACCTCATGTTTTTGTAGGTGATCTCCACAGGGGCCGGTCTATTCATACGCGCCATTGTGACAATGTAACAGTAAAATAATAACGAAAAGGCCAAATGTCTTTCACAGAGTAAAAACACTAATGTAAACAGTTAAACTTGGAGGGAATGTCAAACACAAATGTCCAACAAGCTTCAAGGTaaccagaaaaaaaatccccccGGTCACCTTTGAGGTTGGCAAGgggtaaaaaacacaaaacaaggctGCGACAGGTAAACAGGGAAATTTAGAGTGGCCGAAAAACAATAGGGTTCAACTCAAAACTTTCTCCTTTGGAATaaagtaaaaggaaaaaaaccaAGGCTGGTTCCACCTCGATTCTGGCCAGGCGGAAGCCGACGAGGGCAGTGTGCAGCGGGTGGAGTTACCCCATCCAGGCCGAGTTGTCGCTGGTTCTGGGAGGCGTCCCGGTCCTGCCAATTTCCCGGGATCTCTCCTGTGGCTCAAGTGCGTCGGGTCGATGGCGGGTTTGGCCGTTCACTCGTCTGCATAGGCAGCGTGCTGAGCCTGGCAGTAGTCCCCACTGCCCTTCAGAAACTCCATAAATGTGTGACCCAGAACACCACAGAactgctgcaggacacagacaggaggcagaTAGAAGAGGCTGCTTGTAAAAACAGTTTTTAGGTTCTGGTGAGTTAACGGATGCATCACAGTGGTTCTAGCCTGAAGCACGACGTACCACTTAAACCATAATGTGACTTTCAAAGCACATTTCATTGTTTGAGTGATAAAATTGCAGTCTTAGAGCAACTTTGGGCTGTTTGATAACAATAACCATCACTGACACTAATCCATCTCTAAAATGGTAAAATAATCAAGGTCCGCCGGTTTCTGCCACTATTAAGTTATTAAAGGTCTTAATCCAAGACTTGTTTCTTTCCATTTGCTGATTGCTGCTTTTAAGGACCCATTATTTCACATGATTTAAACATTATAAATACAGTATTGTTCAAATCTCCTTCACCACCTCAGCAGTAAAGTGGGACTTTCATCCCTGACTAATCAACACTCAGACATCATCTAAGCCTGGGCTTTGGTTTCCACACCCAGCACGTGCACGTGCCAGATTATAGTTTTAATGAAACCGACCTCAAATCTGACAAACAGGACGTTAGATGTTAAAAcgaggagagaaaaacaagcgTGAGCATGGAGACACTCACAACAAAGGCTGAGCCCATCTGAAGGCTGGGCTCCCAGCGGGAGGCCCTCAGGGCTCCTGCCACCACCAACACCGACTCACGCCCTGGTTCCGGCCCAGTAACGGCGCTGCCTCACAAACACTAAACCCTGAGCTGCTCCGTTTATCCCACTGGAAAACGGATTTTGGTTTAAAACCGAGGTGTGAGCAAAGAGAAGCGGTGAAACAGCGAAGGGCGAGCGGGTGTGAGGAGCTCCAAGACGCGCTAATCACCGCTGAAACACATAAAGCGTCCTTTGTGCGACAACGGACCGGGCGCCATCGTctaagctaagctaatgctAGCGGCCTACAGGCGACTCGACGGCCGTCAGATCCAGCTACCCGCCGCCATGCTGCGACAAAAGCGACGCCCGGAAAAAAGCAGCGAGGCAGCACGTGTCAAAAATAGCAAAGGTTTGCGTTTATCGTTTGTTTACTTCCAACAACATGAGTCATTGATGCGGCAGAAACTTGACGTGACCGGCCTGAACCGGTCCCGTGCTAACGGGCGCTAGCTTCCCACGACGAACGGTACGCGGGGTGTTAGTTCGCTGTAAAGAACCGGGACAACCACGACCACAGGACTCTCGGTGAGAGGCAAGGGTCATCTAACGGCTCGGAACCGGGAACTACAGGCCAGGCGCTAGTTCGGCGTGTTCGTGCCAACCGGGCCCTGACTTTACTGAGGCAGCTGGTTACGGACAGGCGACAAAATGGCAGCCGCAGCGCATTGACACTTACTGGGATATGCTTACTCATTGAAGATTGTAGCTTAATCATACAGCCGGTCCCCAAAAACAGGTGCAGGTGTCAACCGGTGCTCCACCATCAGCTGAGCGCGGTCTGTCCCAGCCGAGCCGAACTCTCCTTATCTTCTACGGCGAGACACACAAGGCGAAAGACCGGGGAGGGCAGCTTCCGGAATcatgtttcaaaataaattatCAGCCTgcgttataataataataacaataataatcataatatataattataataataatataataatagtcgTATTACATTAAATATTGTCGATATATGatgtgaaatatttattattgacACAAaattgtgttttactttgtgtgtgtcatgtaTCTCATAGCCACTGTGACAATTAGTGGTAGTagaaaaaataaagtgtttatcTTAACTACAAATCTACAGCGGCACTACTGTTGGTCAAATCCTAGCACTCGTGATCAATTACatgttctgtgttgtgttgctgtcacAGGGCCACTTTACTTCCACTTCACTTTTACTTAGGAACGCACAgtcgttttattttgaagagcaACCCGGTGAACACCCTTTTTTCCTCCATCCTGAATTGTCTCCAGCTTGACAATGCTGTTGAAACCCCACCCTGAACAGCGGGGTGTGATGTCCAGACATCTCCCAGCTGCAGCGCAGGTCCGGTGGCCCCCTGCTCCTTCCCCTCCTGCATGTGaacagaaaaagcagcagaaaggatCCAGACATAACTGACACACGGCATTAAAGCTTTATTTCTGTCGTCTAGGACGGATGTAATACAAATACAACAGTAAAGTTGGAAGGTTGTCAGAGCTCTGACAGTGCTCTGACCACAGCCCTGCTGCAAAGCTGGCTTAATGGTGATGACGGTGATTTGgcagttttcctttttgttcttgCTCTGGTTTTCAGCAGTGTAGAGATTCTGTCAGGTTCAGTCACGACATTTGGACTCTTCCCTTTAGTTTACTCCTGCTCTGAACCTCTTCGCTCCATCAGTTATTGAAGTGGTGGATGCGAGAATCGTCcttaattgtgttttattattccCCCTGTAACTACGTCTATCTATTTTCTTGTAACCATGGTAACGATTAAACGTTTAAGGTTAAATGAATTTGAGTCCTTGACGTTTTCTGAATAAATCTCGCATTGAGCTGACACTGACACAGGCTCATCTGTTTGCCAGAGTTGCAGGCAGCCTGATGGCTTACAACAGGCATCCACCTGTTATAAAAAGACTGAGCCTCGGCTTCATAGAACAATATTTATCAGAGGAAAAGCTAAAATTAGCAGATTAATCACAGGTTAAAAATGTGCACTCGTTTGTAATATTTCTAGAACTTTAAGATTCACCTGTCGCCTGAAGGATTCACACAGCTGCATGATTATGTCCCTTTAAGGAAGCCAAAGaaattttcattgttaatattttcatttgtaattaaacaaaaacatatatTTGAGATGTTTTTGTGGAGCCCAGTTCACACATGGTCAAAAGCTACATTATCCTGATCTACAGCCTGAATTCATGACTGTGTCTGGACCGGGGTTCAAGTTTTCCTGTGTGAGTTACGTCTTTGTTTGGGAAACTGGTTCGCATCATTAACCTGCACATTAAACCTAATGGTGACAGGATGGGAACTGGTGTCTGAGGAGATTGAGTcctaattaaattcaatttctCAGATCATTTGATGTGTATTCTTCAAGTTTATGTCAAAGTTAAGTCACATTAGCAGCAGCATTAACCTTAACACATAAAAAGCTGGAGTTTCAGTGgatttgtgtgtaaatataataatagaGTAGCTGACAACAGCAGCGCCAGAAGGTCCGTTTAGCGGCAGCATCACATGCTCACATGCGTGACACTTGGTTCCAGGTTGACTGTGAGGCAGAAAGTCAAAATCTTGTGATGAGATTAGAACCACATTCAAAGTCTTTTACATCTTTGGATTCTTCTGCAAGAAATGTGGTGCAGATTGTGAGTTATTGAACAAACGAGCagcaccagaagcagcagccttTGTCTGAGCCTCgctgtgttttcatctgtgGAACAGGCGCCTCGTCTTTCTGGAAGCTGAGCTGTACAGACCTGCTGAGCTGTGCACATcctctctgcagccacacaaagcGCCTGTGAATGCTCCCGTCTGCAGCCAATGAGCTGGAAGCCGACGTGGTTCAGCGTTCAGCGCCAGCCGGACGGGGCCAGTCTCCAGCTGGTCTCCGGCGGACGCTGGGGGCTGAAAGAAATTTCTAATCCGTCACTATTGTAATAATTGTCTATAAAAATTAAGGTGCGAATGACGCTGCGCCTTCATACGAGGTTATCAAATTTACAAATCACTTTTCATGAACATTCAAAGAAATGAATGACTCTGAAGATTTCAAGGTAACAACTGCACACTAAcgtatttgtttcatttggcaTTAGGTTTTTTGTGAcagtctttctctctttttttctcttttataaCAACAGATTTGAATATTTCCATCCTGTAATACTTTATTTCAACACATTACACTGTGTGTTCTTCAGCAGGACCAGGGCAGAAGCAAAGACCAGATCGATGGAACAGGGATGAGCCTCGGCAGCAGGAAGGGAGTGAGGGTGACTGGGAGGTACGCGCCTCCGCCGGACTGGAGCAGCGGAGCAGGGGGTCCTTCCAtcgtccaccccccccccagtgcCTCCGTGTCCTCAGACCCCCCCACTGTGATCTCCATCGGCCTGCTGCCTCACCGGCCCCCAGAGCCGGTGGGCGGCCCCATGGAGGAGCCTTCTGTGGGGGAGGACTGGCCTGGGGAGGCACCATCTGAGGCCAGGGTGTCCTACTGCAAGAGGGCCGTCCCCCGGCAGAGCATGGAGGAGCTCAAGAGCATCCTGAGGGAAAGTCCTCTGCTCAGCATccgggggagagaggaggggaagccGGGAAGCCCGTATACGTACCTGCACGCGGGCGGCGGAGGGGGAGAACCCAGTGAAAGGCAGAATGATGGAAGCTCCCACAGGCTGTTCAGCACCTTCAAACCCGTCTGTGATGCTTCCAGAAGAGGGGCCAGGTCTATTCAGCTGCCCTCCGGCATGGATCCATCCAGCTCATGCAGGGCTGATGCAAACACAGATAGGCAGCCTGGAGGCAGGGCGAACCCGAGTGAAAGCCACGGCTCCTGGGGACAgactgcagctcctcacacagGTTGGTCACCCTCCACCCGCActtgggtgagaaaatttacaaaagaattccatttatttatgtaatgaTGATTATGTAATGTTTACTTGACTATTAAACTGACTTTATACTCCAGCATCCAACATGTTGTATATCTCCACATTCCATGGCAATTATTTTTACATCGAGGTCTTTGAGGGTTTTATGTTCTACTTGTTCACCATTGTCCCTGATGGTGATGGGTCACAGCTCATGTGTAGTGTCTGTTCTGCATGATGTAGTATGGGCTCAGTACTACAGCACATTGTGTACGATAGAACCACGATCTAAGTGGTTCTAATCAGTACTGACTCAGCTAGATTGTAATTAAGAATTAAAAGTGTTAAGAGTGGATTCGATTCCAAATCTGTGATTACTATTATTGATATTGTTCCTCACAGATAACGAGACTGACTCAACTGAGACTTCTGGGAATCTGAGGTTCTTTGCATCCATGGAGCAGATCAAGCAGCAGATCGCCAGAGAAAATATCACCTTTGTTCGCTTCGAGGCCATCGACCTCCATGGGGTGTCCAGGTCTAAGACAGTGCCTGTCCGCTTCTTCCATGTAATCCCTCCATCGTTTTATCAGCATCGGATGTTGTAGTGAAGGACAGAAAAGGCTTGAAGTGTCTAATTAGAGGAGTTGACAGCAGATAAAGAGTCTGTGGGTGAAGTTTGGAAACAGTCAGGTAGCAGGTCATTGTCTGCTGCCAGACATCCGTTTCAACCCACACGCCCCAGAAGCCCTTTCCCTCCCCACTCATGTTTAACTGTTGCCTCTGCAGGAGAAGGCGGTGTATGGGGTCCCAATGCCTAGAAGCTACCTGGAGCTGACGCTGAGCCCCAAGAGCAACGAAGTGGACCACGTCAGCACGGCCAACTTCAGCAGCGACGTCCTTCTGATCCCCGACCTGTCCACCTTCAAGGTGCTGCCCTGGGCCGAGCAAACGGCGCGAGTCATCTGCGACCCCTGCACGGTGACAGGAAGCCCCCTTCGCACGTCGCCCCGCCTCATCGCCAAGCAGCTGCTGGGCCAGCTCCACAGCCTGGGCTTCTCCCTGCACTCGTCCTTCACCTACGAGTGCTGCGTCCTCGGAGCGCCGGACCGCATCGGCCCCAAGACGCTGCTGTTCCCGGCGACCACCCTCCTGAGCAACCACGACCTGCCTTTCttccagcagctggtggacAACATGTACTGCATGGGCGCAGATGTAGACAGCATCGCCTCAGCCAGCGGGCCCGGCCAGATGGAGATCAACCTCAGGCCCGAGTTCGGGATCGCGGCTGCCGACAGCGCCTTCACCTTCCGCACCGGCATCAAAGAAATGGCGCGTAAACACAGCTACATCGCCAGCTTCTTTACCGACGACGGCCTGTACAACGCCGGGGTGCTGTCCCACAGCCTGTGGGACGCTAGCGGCCGCCGCAGCCTCTTCCACAGCGGCGAGAAGGCGGCGGAGCTGTCGGACATCGGCAGGAGATGGCTGGCCGGCCTCCTCACCCACGCCGCCGCTCTGAGCTGCCTGATGTCGCCCGGCCTCGGCTGCCGCAGCCACATCGCCAAGGCCGCCAAGGACCCCAAACGGCTGCTGTACGCCACCTGCGGCAGCAacgacaacagcagctccttcaaCATCAAGTGCCACGGCGGCCGGGAGGCGCACATCGACAACAAGCTGGGCTCGGCCATGGCCAACCCCTACGTGGTGCTGGCCGCCACCGTGGCCGCGGGCCTGGACGGCATCAGACGCGGCCTGAGCGCTGAGGGCGCGCTCAGCAAGGCCCCCGGGCAGCAGAAGGACTTCTCCATCCCTGTGAAGCTGGACGACGCGCTGGAGGCGCTCGGCGAGGATCACGTCATGTGCAGCTCCCTGGGAGAGCCCTTCGTTCAGTATTTCATCGCCATGAAGAAGTTTGAGATTGAAACCCAAGAACTGGACGATGAGAGAAACAAGTGTTTGGAGTATTTCATCTAGAAATGACGCACactcaataaaaacagacattttacaTCTTATTATGATGCCATTTTAATATTCTTTTACAGACTGTTGATGTTTTTCGGAGTCATTCTGAAGTAAAGATACAAACTAAACCCTCAGTGTGCAAAATCCTGCTTTTTTTGTCCTGAGTGTGTTGACGTGCTTTTACTTTCCTGAACAGCAGCTGTTGTGGCAGGAAGCTGATTAACGCAGCCTGATAAAGAAACGCGTACAGCTGGAAAAGACACTTCCACATGATCATAAACATTTAGCGAAGGTGAAGCGGTGGAAATGGCAAACAACAGGAAaacttccagctgctgctcaggaccAGCTGCAGTGGGTGGAGAGGATCCATGCTCATAGTTTAGCCTCTACAACTGAGCTGTGTTTGTGATTTAAAGCTGctaaaacaccaacacacatgAGGTAAACGGTTTCACAGggcttaaaaaaataaatgtttaatcttCCAGGATCAGCAATTTTAAACCAAAAGTAATTGTCTACTTATTCTCATCATGTCATCAACTGATGGAAAGTGGGACAACAGCGCCCCCTCTGGTGACCAGAGTTCCTGTCTCCCACGTTTCAGTGACAGTTTTGACCCTGATGTCAGACAATCAGTAAATGCCTTTTTAGAAGAAGACAGAGGTAGAATAAATATAATGCAGGAAAGATACGTTTTAATGTCCAGCACAAAAAAGCACCAAAACCTCAAGTGACAGTTATTCTTCCTAATACTGAAGCTCCCAAGCTCTGATGCGTATTTGTCTCATGAGCTGAATAGAAAGAGACGCACTTTCACACCCTGAGCTCAGTGTTTAGAGCTCGATGAGCTATAAAGGCTCCCGTCGGctgattttctcct encodes the following:
- the ptp4a1 gene encoding protein tyrosine phosphatase type IVA 1; this translates as MARMNRPAPVEITYKNMRFLITHNPTNATLNKFIEELKKYGVTTVVRVCEATYDATLVVKEGIQVLDWPFDDGAPPSNQIVDDWLNLLKLKFREEPGCCVAVHCVAGLGRAPVLVALALIECGMKYEDAVQFIRQKRRGAFNSKQLFYLEKYRPKMRLRFKDSNGHRNNCCIQ
- the lgsn gene encoding lengsin isoform X1; the protein is MNDSEDFKQDQGRSKDQIDGTGMSLGSRKGVRVTGRYAPPPDWSSGAGGPSIVHPPPSASVSSDPPTVISIGLLPHRPPEPVGGPMEEPSVGEDWPGEAPSEARVSYCKRAVPRQSMEELKSILRESPLLSIRGREEGKPGSPYTYLHAGGGGGEPSERQNDGSSHRLFSTFKPVCDASRRGARSIQLPSGMDPSSSCRADANTDRQPGGRANPSESHGSWGQTAAPHTDNETDSTETSGNLRFFASMEQIKQQIARENITFVRFEAIDLHGVSRSKTVPVRFFHEKAVYGVPMPRSYLELTLSPKSNEVDHVSTANFSSDVLLIPDLSTFKVLPWAEQTARVICDPCTVTGSPLRTSPRLIAKQLLGQLHSLGFSLHSSFTYECCVLGAPDRIGPKTLLFPATTLLSNHDLPFFQQLVDNMYCMGADVDSIASASGPGQMEINLRPEFGIAAADSAFTFRTGIKEMARKHSYIASFFTDDGLYNAGVLSHSLWDASGRRSLFHSGEKAAELSDIGRRWLAGLLTHAAALSCLMSPGLGCRSHIAKAAKDPKRLLYATCGSNDNSSSFNIKCHGGREAHIDNKLGSAMANPYVVLAATVAAGLDGIRRGLSAEGALSKAPGQQKDFSIPVKLDDALEALGEDHVMCSSLGEPFVQYFIAMKKFEIETQELDDERNKCLEYFI
- the lgsn gene encoding lengsin isoform X2, with product MNDSEDFKDQGRSKDQIDGTGMSLGSRKGVRVTGRYAPPPDWSSGAGGPSIVHPPPSASVSSDPPTVISIGLLPHRPPEPVGGPMEEPSVGEDWPGEAPSEARVSYCKRAVPRQSMEELKSILRESPLLSIRGREEGKPGSPYTYLHAGGGGGEPSERQNDGSSHRLFSTFKPVCDASRRGARSIQLPSGMDPSSSCRADANTDRQPGGRANPSESHGSWGQTAAPHTDNETDSTETSGNLRFFASMEQIKQQIARENITFVRFEAIDLHGVSRSKTVPVRFFHEKAVYGVPMPRSYLELTLSPKSNEVDHVSTANFSSDVLLIPDLSTFKVLPWAEQTARVICDPCTVTGSPLRTSPRLIAKQLLGQLHSLGFSLHSSFTYECCVLGAPDRIGPKTLLFPATTLLSNHDLPFFQQLVDNMYCMGADVDSIASASGPGQMEINLRPEFGIAAADSAFTFRTGIKEMARKHSYIASFFTDDGLYNAGVLSHSLWDASGRRSLFHSGEKAAELSDIGRRWLAGLLTHAAALSCLMSPGLGCRSHIAKAAKDPKRLLYATCGSNDNSSSFNIKCHGGREAHIDNKLGSAMANPYVVLAATVAAGLDGIRRGLSAEGALSKAPGQQKDFSIPVKLDDALEALGEDHVMCSSLGEPFVQYFIAMKKFEIETQELDDERNKCLEYFI